The Arachis ipaensis cultivar K30076 chromosome B05, Araip1.1, whole genome shotgun sequence nucleotide sequence GTCGACAGTAATATATGCATGTTGAACATCACTGGCAAGATGAATAGCAAGACTAGCTAACTTTCCTTCTTCAAGAACCTCAGCGGCATAAAAAATAACCTTATTGCGCCGGTACCATACCATATTCATCGTGGTAGCAAAAAGAAGAGGCCACGCACGGCCTTTAGAAGGAGTATTGGGAGATAAATTATCCAACAACCAGATCAAAAGAGGAGTGTTGAAGAAGTTACCGATCACCAAACTGTTGTCAATGCCCATCCATGTCCTTCTTGCCACTTCACAATCGCGGAGGACATGGAGCAAAGACTCGGGAAAATTATGCAAACACCACATCGATCATCCGATGTCATGTGTCGCTTACAATGCCGCTCATTGGTAAGAAGAGCCTTATTTTCAACAAGCCAGCAAAACATGCGCAACCTCTACGAGGGCTCGAGCTTTCAAATTCGACGGAACAGAGATGATCTATCCTCTTCTGCATTGCTAAAAAATAAGGCACCAGCAGACTTCATTAAAAATTGGCCATTGGATGTAGGGAGCCAAGCCAAAATATCTTCCCCAAAACATGGTTCTGAAGGCTTAATGGCAGCAAAAACCGAGAGCCAATCCTCACCCAACGTCAAGGAAATTCGTTCATAATCCCATCTACCATCAATTGCATAATCACATACTTTTTCATCAAGCATGTCCTCATTAACCTCCGAGTGAGCAAAATCTATGAGACTGTGAATACCTGGTATCCAATGATTCGACTCCCTACACCCACCCTCCAAATCAAATTATTTTGAAATACCTTCCAAACAGTTTGAATTCCTTGCCAAACATTAGAACTTGATTAATGCTTCTTGAAGAAAGGAAGAGGTTCCTCCCCATAGCCATATTTGCTTCGGATCCCTTTCACCCATAATTCCTCCTTATTCTGGACAAGCTTCCATGCCAGTTTCATTAAATTGGCATTGTTTATCACTTTTGTTGGCCAAAAACTGAGACCCCCTTGGTTTTTTGGGAGGCATAGTTTATCCCAACTAAGCAAATGTGGCTTTCTCTCCAAATCAGCACCACCCCACACAAAATTTTTTACAAATACTATCAATTTTATTACAAATACTCACAGGAAGCTTCGTTGTTTGCATAACATAAGAGGGAATAGTCACCAAATAGATTGGGCTAGGGTTACTCTACCGGCCAGAGAAAGGCTCTGGGCTTTCCAAGAGTTCAGTCGATTCGACATTCTATCAATGATAAAATGAAAATCTTCCTTCCGAGCTCTACCATAAAGAAGAGGAACACCCAAATACTTACCCAAGTTATTCGTAAGTCTCATACCAAGAGCATCACTTAACCTACGTTTTCTTTCGAAACTCATattatttgaaaagaaaacaCAAGACTTAGCAAAATTCACCTTTTGACCTGAACATCGGCAAAAAAATTCAACATACCACGCACGACTTCTACTTGATCCATAGTTGCTTTTCCAAAAAGAACAATGTCATCAGCAAAACAGATATGAGAGAGTTGCGGACCTCCCTTGCTAAGCTTAATAGGCTCCCAAATTCTATTATTCACTGCTACCGAGATTATTTGAGATAGGCGTTCTATGCATAAAACGAAAAGATCTAGAGAAATTGGATCACCCTGGCGGTTTTCTCTACTCGGAGTGAAGGAGACTGAAGGTGACCCATTCCAAAGAACCTGCATCTCTACTGACGAGTAACAGTGAAAGATCAAATCAGCTAGATTGTTGGGAATGTTGGCCTCCAGCAGAGTATCTCTGATAAATTGTCATTTCAACCGATCGTATGTTTTTTCAAGGTCGATTTTAATGGCCATGAATCCGCCCTCACCCTTTTTATTTCTCATAGTGTAGAGGACCTCTTGTGCCACCAAAATATTGTCCGCACTCTGTCTGCCTGGAACAAAACTGCATTGAGCAGGGCTAATAAGCTTGGGCATGATTTCTTTCAGTCGTTGAGACACAATCTTGGTAATGAGTTTGTATGATACATTGCACAAACCAATTGGCCCAAAATGCCTTATGGTCTCGGGATTATAAATCTTTGGGATAAGGAAAATATAAGTATTATTCACAACTTTAATCTGTTGATGATATTGGAAGACCCTTTTAACCCAACTGATTAGAGAATCTTTAATAGAAGATCAATTACTTTGGTAAAACATTGGAGGCAAACCATCAGGACTTGGAGCTTTCCAGGCCCCCATGCAAAGAGGGAAGTTCTAATCTCATCAACTGTCACCTCCTTAGTCAACATTGCTATATCATCCTCAGAAATCGTTGGAAACAAACCCGGAGCTTCCAATCTCTCATACCCGGAATCTTTCGTATAAAGGTTCTGAAAAAAATTAAGGCTATGATCTTGCAACTGCTGATCCTACTCAATCCAGACTCCTGCTTGGTATTTCAGCATACTTACTCTATTTCGTCTCTTTCTTGAAGTGGCTACACCATGAAAATAGGAGGTGTTCATGTCTCCATAATTTAACCACTTACATCGTGAACATTTTTtccagtatatttcttcttgaatgaGCAAATCTTCTAATTCCTTCCATAAACACGATTGAAGATCCTCAAGAAAAGGATTCGGCTCAAAAGAAAGATTTGCAGAAATACAATTAAGCCTGGCTAAAATGCGAGATTTTCTCTTTGCAATATTACCAAATACTTCATTATTCCAAATTTTTGCAGTGGACATGGAAGATGAAATATTATCCTCTAGCAGGTTATCAGTACACCAATTATTAATCAATAGCGCATGAAAATCCTTATGAATAAGCCAAGGAGCTAAGAAACGGAAAGGTCTAACAAAGGAATTACCATGATAATCCAAGTTAAGTAGGATGCGCACATGGTTTGATTTCAGCTTCGGCAGGTGCTTCACCAGAGCCTGCGAAAACCACAGAGACCATGAGTTATTTGCCACATACCTATCCAGTCTCCTCCAGATAGTCCCCTGCTGCCAAGTAAAGGGTTGCCCCTGGAACCCAATATCGTGCAACTCGGAATCAAGAAGACAGGCGGCAAAATGGTGATGATCTCTGGATAAGTTGAAAACCCCCCAGTGTCTGCACTCGTAAGCACACAATTAAAGTCGCCACCCATACACCAATTGCCTTGAATGAGACCTTCCAATCTTCGAATATTATACCAAAGATCAACTCGTGGAGCAATATGGGGAGATCCATAGACAACAGTTAGAAACCAAGGAAGCTCATTTTGATAAGCTACCTTCAGGTTGACAAATTGCCTATGCGATTCTAGAATCTCAATACACCAAAACATATCATTCCACAACACCCAAATACCTCCAGAGAAGCCAACACCTTCCACAAGATGCCAAGGAGAGAAACCAAACTTTTGAGCAATGTTCGTTGCCTTTGTTCCAGAGATACGAGTCTCCAGTAAACAGAGTATATTAGAGTGATAATGACCACATAAATCCTTAACCAACCTGAAAAAACCTTTACATCCTACACCTTTGCAGTTTCACATTATTACATTCACAATAAACAACAACAACGGAAAAAGGCAGAAAACACAGTAAGAAAATACTAAAACCAGCTATTACACAGGAGTGGGATCATCCACCCCCATACCTACTGAAGCTTGCTCCACCATGGGAGAAATCGAAACAGAAACCACAGGAGAGTGTGCATCAACCATTACTCCAGGATCCGGTGGATTTGATGCTATACCCATGTCTCCCATATTGCAATTTACTTTATTTGCAGCCCTGATATCCTCCTTCGAAGGACAATATGTTTGAACATAAGGAAGCCCTTCCAAGCCCAGCTTGTCACCTCCAGTCATGAATTGTGCCtgtttaatcaaattaattgaatGTCAGTAATCAACTTCCTTTTGATTTTTTGCCGCAGGACTAGGAGAGGAGTCTACTTTTTTCCCGTTATTCACCACTGCTTCAAAACTTTGACTCCCTGCTTCCTTCCTCTCCATTCGCGTTTTTGACACCCCTTTGCTCTGGACAGCAAACGGATTAGACTTGAGAATGGAAGGAGTCTTCCCAGTTTgggttttctttcttcttccctcctgaGACGAAAGTTTCAATTTCTCCTCATTTCCTTCAAAATGTTTGGGCGTGTGAGTTGAGGCTATGTTGCCCAAATCAGGAGTTATTGGGTCTTTGGGTTCTTCATTGCCCAACAAGTTGAAACGTGATCCCAGTTGAACTTGCACTTTGGGCCCTGTCCCACTTCCTTGCTTAGGGCGAGCTCCTCTACGTTGGTTCTTGCTCACAAGCATCCAAGGCCCAAAAGAAGTGGTTTGATTTCCAACATTCTCATCAACCCTTCCCGTGGACTTTGCTTGCACCTCTATCACAATCCCCCTTTCTTCGGGAACCACTTCCGAATTATCTGGAGCCAGATTAGCTACATTTAAACCTTCCCCATTTGCTTTAACCATCGGAATGGTCTCAGTCGTTGTCGCTTGCGGCTGCATCTTGGTGTTCGTGACTCCTCCATCAGGACATTCCTCCCTTCTATGACCATACCTTCCACACCTAAAACATATCAAATGCAAGCCCTCATACTCTATCATGAACTCTCGGCCTAATACTTCAATGGCCGAAACAAGTTTACGCCGTAAGTCAATCTCAATGCATAGCCGCGCAAATTTTTCCCTCGAGTGAATTGGCGTGATTTGGTTAATTTTGAGCATAGAACCTATCTTTTCCACTGCTCTTCACAAGAACGGTTGAGTGTACAATTCCACGGGTAAATCTGGAATCCGCACCCACACTGCAATTCTTTAAAAATTATTAGCACAAGGGTTAAAGAATGGCCTCCATCTTTGTACCAAGAGATAATGGCTAGCAGCCTGCCAAGGGCCTTCGAACATAGCGTGTCGATAATCTTCCTCGTCTAGGAATCGAACTAGGAAAAAATCCCTAGTTAAGTCAATGATTTTGACTTCACCCTTCCTGGCCTATACCCGTGGAATCCAGGCATCCATAGCACGGAACCCCAAGCTTTTTCCCAGAAGTTTGACAATTAGGAAAAACTTCCAAGGCTTGCACCATGTGTCGTATTCTTCCAGGGACACTTCAAATACTGGTTTTGGATTGAAGGGGGCTGCTTCCTCATTGGTTAATTCCACAACCTCATCCAGAGAATAATCCTCAGCCACCAATTGAACAATCTCTACCGGAGATAAATCCATCCTGGCTCCCCCTAACATCTGACTATCCTTATAAGAACAGCTTCTTGTCGTTCTTGATGCAACCTCACCCGTCGGTACGGAATCCGATTGACTCCTCGGTGCGGAAGGGGGTTGGCTCTGCCGTTCACCAACATTATCCATCACCATCGTAGTGACACCTTCTTTGTTGCGTGGTACCTCCTCTGCATCTTGCGGGATTTCATCCCCGTTGGGTTTAGTTTTCTtgacatttttctgtatttggtcATTTTCTTGAGAAGATTTTTCCTCCGCTATCGCCTTAGGGTTTAGAGAGCGTTCCATTTCTTCCAATCACGAACAACTTTTTCAAATAATTCGTCACACTGTTTTTCTTGATATGTGTTTAAATATTATTTACTTATGCTCGTGAACTATTCCTTCAGAAGCAGCTTTAAACTTATTTGTTGGTTGAATACCTATTTTGGCCTCAGATAAATTTTTTAAGGGTTAcaagatttttaattaaaaaaaatatttttttaagtttttgatattgaattttgtgagttTGATT carries:
- the LOC107639952 gene encoding uncharacterized protein LOC107639952, translating into MWCLHNFPESLLHVLRDCEVARRTWMGIDNSLVIGNFFNTPLLIWLLDNLSPNTPSKGRAWPLLFATTMNMVWYRRNKVIFYAAEVLEEGKLASLAIHLASDVQHAYITVDNVKKKVDTFIDNLHIEVDSLAAVKLCSHKGIECHSLKAIVLAIKDRCDKLCNWNLNHQYREANSCADGFANFGHSLMIDCHVFFTLPSCISLCFHSDAIGTKDGNRSP
- the LOC110271693 gene encoding uncharacterized protein LOC110271693; translation: MSTAKIWNNEVFGNIAKRKSRILARLNCISANLSFEPNPFLEDLQSCLWKELEDLLIQEEIYWKKCSRCKWLNYGDMNTSYFHGVATSRKRRNRNLYTKDSGYERLEAPGLFPTISEDDIAMLTKEVTVDEIRTSLFAWGPGKLQVLMVCLQCFTKVIDLLLKIL